The genome window CCGCCTGCCCTGCAAGCACTGCAGCATGGATAAAAGCATTCTGGCCCATCAGGCCTTCCATTTCGCTCTCCGAGAAGAGACGGAAGGAAGGTATCTCCTCCTCGGTCTCCATTCCGAGGTGCCAGGCCTTGCGGGCCTGGTCGATTTTCCGGACGCCGTCGTCCGCTGCATCGGTCGCGTGGAACACCGCAAGGGCTGCTCCGCTTCTGACCGCGGCATCCACTTTCGCGGACCCGCTGACGAACTGGCCGGCTTTGCGCGCCATGTTCATCATCTGCATCAACTGCGCTGCAAGCAGCCGGTCGACGCTCGCACCGAGATCGTCCGCCGCCTTCACATCCATTTTCAGCGCGCGGGCGAAGAGTTTCTTCGCCACTGCCCTGTCGACCAGCGACCGGTCGATCTTCACCCAGCATCCGCGTCCCGGAAGCTCTCGCTTCAGGTCGGCGACAACCGTTCCATCGGGAGCGGCAACGAAGCGGATCAGCTCTTCCGGCGATCCGCTTTCGCGCGTCACGATGCACATGCGTCCGTTCACGTCATAACCTGCAAGATCGTCGTCCTCATCAGGAAGAGCGTCCGGCTCATGCGCGGTCATCATGCTTCTTGTTCGGCTTCAGCTTCGGTGAC of Rhizobium sp. BT04 contains these proteins:
- a CDS encoding RNA-binding protein, whose translation is MMTAHEPDALPDEDDDLAGYDVNGRMCIVTRESGSPEELIRFVAAPDGTVVADLKRELPGRGCWVKIDRSLVDRAVAKKLFARALKMDVKAADDLGASVDRLLAAQLMQMMNMARKAGQFVSGSAKVDAAVRSGAALAVFHATDAADDGVRKIDQARKAWHLGMETEEEIPSFRLFSESEMEGLMGQNAFIHAAVLAGQAGEGVVKRAKMLEQYRIGGQSRAAGGAGRQKQ